A genomic window from Leptolyngbya sp. BL0902 includes:
- a CDS encoding F0F1 ATP synthase subunit A, whose translation MDISPDSIIYFERLPLVINATLVFTWLTMALLVGVSLGVTRRLTVSPPLSAWQNILEILVEGIYNQIRDITQQDPEPYFSFVGTLFLFILTSNLLTAVPGYQAPTGSLSTTTALAICVFVAVPIYGIRSQGLGRYLKSYLEPTPIMLPFQIVGEFSRTLALAVRLFGNIMSGNLLVAILLSLVPLFVPVVMQILGLVFGLIQAYVFAVLALVYLASATAVQQQGQSNSMQEISHD comes from the coding sequence ATGGATATCAGCCCTGACAGCATCATTTATTTCGAGCGATTGCCCCTGGTGATCAATGCCACCCTAGTGTTTACTTGGCTGACGATGGCCTTGCTGGTGGGGGTTTCTCTAGGGGTGACTCGGCGTTTAACGGTGTCGCCACCGCTATCGGCTTGGCAGAATATTTTGGAGATACTAGTGGAGGGCATTTACAATCAAATTCGAGATATTACCCAGCAGGATCCAGAGCCCTATTTTTCCTTTGTGGGCACGTTGTTTTTGTTCATCCTCACCTCTAATTTACTGACGGCAGTACCGGGATATCAAGCTCCGACGGGCTCCCTCTCAACCACTACGGCACTGGCTATCTGTGTGTTTGTGGCGGTTCCTATTTATGGTATTCGTAGTCAGGGATTAGGTCGCTATCTAAAGAGTTATTTAGAACCAACCCCCATTATGTTACCCTTCCAGATTGTGGGGGAATTTTCTCGTACTTTGGCCCTGGCTGTGCGATTATTTGGCAACATTATGAGCGGCAACTTATTAGTAGCTATTTTGTTGTCCTTAGTTCCCCTGTTTGTGCCCGTTGTGATGCAGATATTGGGGCTTGTCTTTGGCCTCATCCAAGCCTATGTATTTGCAGTACTGGCCCTAGTATATTTGGCCTCGGCTACCGCTGTGCAACAACAGGGCCAGTCTAATTCTATGCAGGAGATATCTCATGACTGA
- a CDS encoding F0F1 ATP synthase subunit C, whose product MTDLALIGAVSIATAGLTIAIGAIGPAIGEGMAVARALGAIAQQPDKTNTITRTLFVGLAMVESTAIYCLVVSMILLFVNPFWNYFLGN is encoded by the coding sequence ATGACTGATCTCGCGCTTATTGGTGCCGTATCTATTGCTACGGCGGGGCTTACCATCGCCATCGGAGCCATTGGCCCCGCCATTGGGGAAGGGATGGCCGTGGCCCGTGCCCTAGGTGCCATTGCCCAACAGCCCGACAAAACGAATACCATTACTCGCACCCTGTTTGTGGGATTGGCGATGGTGGAATCTACCGCTATTTATTGCCTAGTGGTGTCAATGATTTTATTGTTTGTTAATCCATTCTGGAACTACTTTTTGGGGAACTAG